In the Streptomyces sp. NBC_00525 genome, one interval contains:
- a CDS encoding DUF3099 domain-containing protein, producing MYRRRRRAYFLLMGVCLVLFVSAWAFVRLWSMPAAIAMCVVAMVIPPVAAMVGNRKGPEDRWWDEPGAGREQPPDDARPGVRPGRGGGATGDPESDAWWEELDGRRRRR from the coding sequence ATGTACCGCCGACGCCGGCGCGCCTACTTCCTGCTGATGGGCGTATGTCTCGTCCTCTTCGTCTCGGCCTGGGCCTTCGTGAGGCTCTGGTCGATGCCCGCCGCCATCGCGATGTGCGTGGTCGCGATGGTGATCCCGCCCGTCGCGGCGATGGTGGGCAACCGCAAGGGGCCCGAGGACCGCTGGTGGGACGAGCCGGGCGCGGGGCGGGAGCAGCCGCCCGATGACGCCCGGCCCGGCGTCCGGCCCGGCAGGGGCGGCGGCGCCACCGGCGACCCGGAGTCCGACGCGTGGTGGGAGGAGCTGGACGGCAGGAGGCGGCGCCGCTGA
- a CDS encoding FABP family protein, translating to MIEIPSDLHPDLVPLAFLLGNWVGAGVSDFPGAEKCNFGQEVTFSHDGRDFLEYTSHSWVLDAEGNKVRPLETETGYWRIDKERKVEVVMARDQGVIEIWYGELADKKPQIDLVTDAVARTAASGPYSGGKRLYGYVNSDLMWVGEKATPEVELRPYMSAHLKKTVTPEEVEAMAKSLGDLPDDGIAFFK from the coding sequence ATGATCGAGATCCCGTCCGACCTGCACCCGGACCTCGTCCCGCTGGCGTTCCTCCTGGGCAACTGGGTGGGCGCGGGCGTCTCCGACTTCCCCGGCGCCGAGAAGTGCAACTTCGGCCAGGAGGTCACCTTCAGCCACGACGGCCGGGACTTCCTGGAGTACACCTCGCACTCCTGGGTCCTCGACGCCGAGGGCAACAAGGTCCGCCCGCTGGAGACCGAGACGGGCTACTGGCGCATCGACAAGGAGCGCAAGGTCGAGGTCGTCATGGCCCGCGACCAGGGCGTCATCGAGATCTGGTACGGCGAGCTGGCCGACAAGAAGCCGCAGATCGACCTCGTCACCGACGCGGTCGCCCGTACCGCGGCCTCCGGCCCGTACAGCGGTGGCAAGCGGCTCTACGGCTACGTCAACAGCGACCTGATGTGGGTCGGCGAGAAGGCGACGCCCGAGGTCGAACTGCGCCCGTACATGTCGGCGCACCTGAAGAAGACCGTCACGCCCGAGGAGGTCGAGGCGATGGCGAAGAGCCTGGGCGACCTGCCGGACGACGGGATCGCGTTCTTCAAGTAG
- a CDS encoding putative leader peptide, translating to MQCSISGLPQRGRADLTKRRAVDLCRVAAMLCRTV from the coding sequence ATGCAGTGCTCTATTAGCGGTCTCCCACAGCGGGGACGGGCGGACCTCACGAAGCGGCGGGCAGTGGACCTGTGCCGCGTCGCCGCCATGCTCTGTCGCACTGTCTGA
- a CDS encoding sulfurtransferase, which translates to MSRSDVLVDADWVEAHLDDPKVALVEVDEDTSAYEKNHIRNAIRIDWTQDLQDPVRRDFVDQAGFEALLSAKGIANDTTVVLYGGNNNWFASYAFWYFKLYGHQDVRLLDGGRKKWELDSRDLVDGDQVPSRPATQYKAQPQDESIRAYRDDVVKAIGTQNLVDVRSPDEFSGKLLAPAHLPQEQSQRPGHVPSARNIPWSKNANDDGTFKSDDELRALYEAEQVDLAKDTIAYCRIGERSALTWFVLHQLLGQENVKNYDGSWTEYGSLVGVPIELGANK; encoded by the coding sequence ATGAGCCGCAGTGACGTCCTGGTAGACGCCGACTGGGTCGAGGCCCACCTCGACGACCCGAAGGTCGCCCTCGTGGAGGTGGACGAGGACACCTCCGCGTACGAGAAGAACCACATCCGGAACGCGATCCGGATCGACTGGACCCAGGACCTCCAGGACCCGGTCCGCCGCGACTTCGTCGACCAGGCCGGTTTCGAGGCGCTGCTGTCCGCCAAGGGCATCGCCAACGACACCACCGTCGTCCTCTACGGCGGCAACAACAACTGGTTCGCGTCCTACGCGTTCTGGTACTTCAAGCTCTACGGCCACCAGGACGTCCGCCTGCTCGACGGCGGCCGCAAGAAGTGGGAGCTGGACTCCCGCGACCTGGTGGACGGCGACCAGGTCCCGTCCCGCCCGGCCACGCAGTACAAGGCCCAGCCGCAGGACGAGTCGATCCGCGCCTACCGCGACGACGTCGTGAAGGCCATCGGCACCCAGAACCTGGTCGACGTGCGGTCGCCCGACGAGTTCAGCGGCAAGCTGCTCGCCCCGGCCCACCTCCCGCAGGAGCAGTCGCAGCGCCCCGGCCACGTGCCGAGCGCCCGCAACATCCCGTGGTCGAAGAACGCCAACGACGACGGCACGTTCAAGTCGGACGACGAGCTGCGCGCCCTCTACGAGGCCGAGCAGGTCGACCTGGCGAAGGACACCATCGCCTACTGCCGCATCGGCGAGCGCTCCGCGCTCACCTGGTTCGTGCTGCACCAGCTGCTGGGCCAGGAGAACGTCAAGAACTACGACGGTTCCTGGACCGAGTACGGCTCCCTCGTCGGCGTGCCGATCGAGCTCGGCGCCAACAAGTAA
- a CDS encoding DsrE family protein yields MPKKLVIKVTAGADSAERCSQAFTVAAVAVASGVEVSLWLTGESAWFALPGRAAEFELPHAAPLPDLIESIQAGGRITLCTQCAARRDITEKDVLEGVRIAGAQVFVSEVMADDVQALVY; encoded by the coding sequence ATGCCGAAGAAGCTCGTGATCAAGGTGACCGCAGGTGCCGATTCCGCCGAGCGCTGCTCGCAGGCGTTCACCGTGGCGGCGGTGGCCGTCGCCAGCGGGGTGGAGGTTTCGCTCTGGCTGACCGGGGAATCGGCGTGGTTCGCGCTGCCGGGCCGCGCCGCCGAGTTCGAACTGCCGCACGCCGCGCCGCTGCCGGACCTCATCGAGTCCATCCAGGCGGGCGGCCGGATCACGCTGTGCACGCAGTGCGCGGCGCGGCGCGACATCACCGAGAAGGACGTCCTGGAGGGCGTGCGCATCGCCGGGGCGCAGGTCTTCGTCAGCGAGGTCATGGCCGACGACGTACAGGCGCTCGTCTACTGA
- a CDS encoding DUF1416 domain-containing protein codes for MCGAKAGGPDASTIKPGETTIQGSVTRDGEPVTGYVRLLDSTGEFTAEVPTSATGQFRFYAAEGTWTVRALVPGGTADRTVVAQTGGLAEVAIAV; via the coding sequence ATGTGTGGAGCAAAGGCCGGCGGCCCCGACGCTTCGACGATCAAGCCCGGTGAGACCACCATCCAGGGCAGCGTGACCCGCGACGGCGAGCCCGTCACCGGCTACGTCCGCCTGCTGGACTCGACCGGCGAGTTCACGGCCGAGGTCCCGACCTCGGCGACCGGCCAGTTCCGCTTCTACGCGGCCGAGGGCACCTGGACCGTGCGCGCGCTGGTCCCCGGCGGCACCGCCGACCGCACCGTCGTCGCGCAGACCGGTGGCCTGGCCGAGGTGGCCATCGCCGTCTGA